ACGATACGCCAACTTCGGAATTGACAATGGAGATTCCAGGTTGAATCTCATCATTCTTTTTAACATGAAACGCATTTTCACGATCTGGAATACTCAGCAGCAGCATTTCATTATCCAGTTTGCATTGCACCGGAGTCCTATCGACGAATCTCTGCTCTCTCAATTGCTGCAACACAGCCAAATGGTCTACTGGCGTATAGCGTGGTGTGAAGATTGCGCGAACAGAGTCACCGTCAAATCGCAGAAACAAGCGTTCGTTGCGTTCTTTCGGTAACCAGGTGTTCAGATTGATCTGCTGCAAATCTGTGTCGCATCGCTGCAAGTATGATAATGGAACGCCAAGACGTTGAGCGATGGTGCGTTGCGCTGCTGGTTGAAGTTGGTGTTTGCTGCCGGATATTTCTATCGTACTGAGATCAACGAACTCCATGTCAGTCACTGGAATCAGATCGTCCCAATGAGCAGCAGATTGTTCTTCAAGCACTTCTTGTACTTTACCAAGCGTGGTCATTGAATTCATGGCAGTATTCTCCTATTTGATTTTTTGTGAAATTGACCGTAATGACCGTAAGCACCGTAATGGCCTATGGAATATTCTCGCTGAGACCTATGACAACTTTTGACAGGTCAATTTGAGGGATTTCGAAAATGGCAGCAAAACTAATGC
The sequence above is a segment of the Candidatus Hinthialibacter antarcticus genome. Coding sequences within it:
- a CDS encoding DUF932 domain-containing protein; this encodes MNSMTTLGKVQEVLEEQSAAHWDDLIPVTDMEFVDLSTIEISGSKHQLQPAAQRTIAQRLGVPLSYLQRCDTDLQQINLNTWLPKERNERLFLRFDGDSVRAIFTPRYTPVDHLAVLQQLREQRFVDRTPVQCKLDNEMLLLSIPDRENAFHVKKNDEIQPGISIVNSEVGVSSLTISAFCLRLVCTNGLISRTSVDSSYRHISDRVLHEFPSILENVNYSLQDSRNSWQISINSPVVDSESTLRSFNSRYGLDKRQIEAVEWAYPQEQGDSMFHIVNTYTKAAQYDPLNAEQSAGLQRTGGMVLAMLN